A stretch of the Streptosporangium sp. NBC_01755 genome encodes the following:
- a CDS encoding universal stress protein, giving the protein MILVGVDGSQAALEAVSWAVREARLRGAELRVVHAMVAWPLEMTEDAPYADVGRWMRDGAMSMLTDALDRAREKDGRVKVEPLLLPGDPRDVLIEAAKDADLLVVGSHGRDGFSGMLLGSVALGVTGHSACPVAVIRKAPERSHAGVGEVVVGVDGSAAGASAIEFAFAEASLRGAGLRAVHAWNRPVGGPFQASAEETAEGERRLLAEALAGRGERHPDVKVTEQVERGHPVEVLKNASAHADLLVVGSRGRGNLAGLLLGSVSHSLLQHAACPLVVTPATAAPRRA; this is encoded by the coding sequence GTGATCTTGGTGGGAGTCGACGGCTCGCAGGCCGCGCTTGAGGCCGTGAGCTGGGCCGTACGGGAGGCCCGGCTACGCGGTGCCGAGTTGCGCGTGGTGCACGCCATGGTGGCCTGGCCGTTGGAGATGACCGAGGACGCCCCGTACGCCGACGTGGGCCGGTGGATGCGCGATGGGGCCATGTCCATGCTGACGGACGCGCTGGACCGGGCCCGCGAGAAGGACGGGCGTGTCAAGGTGGAGCCGCTGCTGCTGCCGGGCGACCCCAGGGACGTCCTGATCGAGGCCGCGAAGGACGCCGACCTCCTGGTGGTCGGCAGTCACGGGCGGGACGGTTTCTCCGGCATGCTGCTGGGATCGGTCGCGCTGGGCGTGACCGGACACAGCGCCTGCCCGGTCGCCGTCATCCGGAAGGCGCCCGAGCGGTCACACGCCGGGGTGGGCGAGGTGGTCGTCGGAGTCGACGGCTCCGCGGCAGGTGCGTCCGCCATCGAGTTCGCCTTCGCCGAGGCATCCCTGCGCGGCGCCGGCCTGCGGGCGGTGCACGCTTGGAACCGGCCCGTCGGTGGGCCGTTCCAGGCGTCTGCCGAGGAGACGGCCGAGGGCGAGCGGCGACTGCTGGCCGAGGCGCTGGCGGGCCGGGGCGAGCGTCATCCGGATGTCAAGGTCACCGAGCAGGTGGAGCGCGGGCATCCGGTGGAGGTTCTGAAGAACGCCTCGGCACACGCCGACCTGCTGGTCGTGGGGTCACGCGGCCGCGGGAACCTGGCGGGGCTGCTGCTGGGCTCGGTCAGCCACTCGCTGCTGCAGCACGCCGCCTGCCCGCTGGTCGTGACACCCGCCACGGCGGCACCCCGGCGCGCCTGA
- a CDS encoding sensor histidine kinase has protein sequence MADTDSHSLLPNMRLDELLSELQLRLEAVLATRDRVHALLEAVVAVGSDLDLETVLRRIVETATRLVDAGFGAMGVVGQENTLVQFIPVGLSEEEIARIEHWPHGLGLLGLLIKEPRPLRLTRISDHPESYGFPPGHPPMGSFLGVPVRVRDEVFGNLYLTEKRGGGEFDEEDQAIVVALATAAGVAIENARLFEETRRRETWLAASSEITTSLLSGADPREVLTLMAGHARQMTDADVVAILLPEANGQVLRVAIADGENAGQLEQVEIQTAGSLAGRAFADGEPFMVNDPDETGLRSVFSDHLPMGPVGAVPLGAAGVARGVLSLGKRSGRTPFVQSELRTLHAFAAQAAVALELAESRKDAERLGLLEDRDRIAKDLHDVVIQRLFAIAMTLMSTVRLVERPEASSRLKGAIDELDETIRQIRSTIFALQTPSGDSAPSLRTRIVEMVEGARGHLGFMPGLRMDGQLDNRVPPEIADHLLAVLREALSNAVRHAKAGRIDVSVEALDDRLTLVVRDDGIGLAGDGRRSGLRNLQERAARLGGSFEIISPEAGGTRLSWSVPL, from the coding sequence ATGGCAGACACGGACTCCCATTCCCTGCTTCCGAACATGCGGCTGGACGAGCTGCTGTCGGAGCTGCAACTCCGGCTCGAAGCGGTACTCGCCACCCGCGACCGCGTACACGCCCTGCTCGAGGCGGTCGTGGCGGTCGGCAGCGACCTCGACCTGGAGACGGTGCTGCGCCGCATCGTCGAGACCGCGACCAGGCTGGTGGACGCCGGCTTCGGCGCGATGGGAGTGGTCGGCCAGGAGAACACGCTGGTGCAGTTCATTCCGGTGGGGCTCAGCGAGGAGGAGATCGCCAGGATCGAGCACTGGCCGCACGGGCTCGGCCTGCTCGGTTTGCTGATCAAGGAGCCGCGACCGCTGCGCCTGACGCGCATCTCCGACCATCCCGAGTCCTACGGCTTCCCTCCGGGCCATCCCCCCATGGGCTCCTTCCTCGGTGTGCCGGTCCGGGTGCGCGACGAGGTGTTCGGCAATCTTTACCTCACCGAGAAGCGCGGCGGCGGCGAGTTCGACGAGGAGGACCAGGCGATCGTCGTCGCGCTGGCCACCGCGGCCGGTGTGGCGATCGAGAACGCCCGCCTGTTCGAGGAGACCCGCCGCAGGGAGACGTGGCTGGCCGCGTCATCGGAGATCACCACCAGCCTGCTGTCCGGCGCGGACCCCCGGGAGGTCCTCACCCTGATGGCCGGGCACGCCCGTCAGATGACCGACGCGGACGTCGTGGCGATCCTGCTGCCGGAGGCGAACGGGCAGGTGCTGCGGGTGGCGATCGCCGACGGCGAGAACGCCGGGCAGCTGGAACAGGTGGAGATCCAGACCGCGGGATCCCTGGCCGGACGGGCCTTCGCCGACGGCGAGCCTTTCATGGTCAACGATCCGGACGAGACCGGACTGCGGAGCGTGTTCTCCGACCATCTGCCGATGGGCCCGGTGGGGGCCGTCCCGCTGGGCGCGGCGGGCGTCGCGCGCGGCGTGCTGTCACTCGGCAAGCGTTCGGGCCGCACCCCGTTCGTCCAGTCGGAGCTGCGTACCCTGCACGCCTTCGCAGCGCAGGCGGCGGTGGCACTGGAGCTGGCCGAGAGCCGCAAGGACGCCGAACGGCTGGGCCTGCTCGAAGACCGCGACCGCATCGCCAAGGACCTGCACGACGTGGTCATCCAGCGGCTGTTCGCCATCGCCATGACGCTGATGAGCACGGTCAGGCTGGTCGAGAGACCAGAGGCCTCCAGCCGCCTGAAAGGCGCCATCGACGAGCTTGACGAGACCATCCGCCAGATCCGCTCCACCATCTTCGCCCTCCAGACGCCCAGCGGGGACAGCGCCCCCAGCCTGCGCACCCGCATCGTCGAGATGGTGGAAGGCGCCCGTGGCCACCTGGGCTTCATGCCCGGCCTGCGAATGGACGGGCAGCTCGACAACCGCGTGCCGCCCGAGATCGCCGACCACCTGCTCGCGGTGTTGCGCGAGGCCCTGTCCAACGCGGTACGGCACGCCAAGGCAGGGAGGATCGACGTCTCCGTCGAGGCGCTGGACGACCGGCTCACCCTCGTCGTGCGGGACGACGGTATCGGGCTGGCCGGCGACGGCAGGCGCAGCGGCCTGCGGAACCTGCAGGAGCGGGCGGCCCGGCTCGGCGGCTCCTTCGAGATCATCTCGCCGGAGGCGGGGGGCACCAGGCTGAGCTGGAGCGTGCCGCTCTAG
- a CDS encoding universal stress protein yields MTESITVGTDGSAAAAVALEWAVDDAVRRGVSLRIVHAMDRWPSDLVEFPLPGRPGRLARFGEQVLTEAAKAATERGPDVRVTTELIEGTPSEVLCGQAETAVELVVGSRGLGGFAGSPLGSVPVRVAGHVPGAVVVVRRGFAEAHGEVVVGVDGSTECEPALGFAFEQAALRGCGLRAVYAWQAGGDTDEIRRAQRRVAEDRLAGWRERFPAVEVVPDVTRARPVPTLLAASARADLLVVGSRGLGAVGAILLGSVSREILHHARCPVAVVGSTSGDRRFRG; encoded by the coding sequence ATGACCGAATCGATCACTGTCGGAACGGATGGCTCGGCTGCCGCCGCAGTGGCCCTGGAATGGGCGGTCGACGACGCCGTCCGCAGGGGGGTGTCCCTGAGGATCGTGCACGCCATGGACCGCTGGCCATCCGACCTGGTCGAGTTCCCCCTGCCGGGGCGGCCCGGCCGGCTGGCGCGCTTCGGCGAACAGGTGCTCACCGAAGCGGCCAAGGCGGCGACGGAACGGGGGCCGGATGTCCGGGTGACCACCGAGCTGATCGAGGGAACGCCGTCCGAGGTTCTGTGCGGGCAGGCGGAAACGGCGGTCGAACTGGTGGTCGGCAGTCGCGGCCTGGGCGGTTTCGCCGGGTCGCCGCTCGGCTCGGTCCCCGTCCGGGTGGCGGGTCACGTACCCGGCGCCGTGGTGGTCGTCAGGCGGGGTTTCGCCGAGGCGCACGGTGAGGTGGTCGTGGGCGTCGACGGTTCCACCGAGTGCGAACCCGCTCTCGGGTTCGCCTTCGAGCAGGCCGCGTTACGCGGCTGCGGGTTGCGCGCGGTCTACGCCTGGCAGGCGGGCGGGGACACCGATGAGATCCGGCGGGCACAGCGCCGGGTGGCCGAGGACCGGCTCGCCGGCTGGCGGGAACGGTTCCCCGCCGTCGAGGTCGTCCCGGATGTGACGCGCGCGCGCCCGGTGCCGACACTGCTGGCCGCCTCGGCGCGGGCGGACCTGCTCGTCGTGGGCTCTCGCGGTCTCGGCGCCGTCGGAGCGATCCTGCTGGGATCGGTCAGCCGTGAGATTCTCCACCATGCTCGCTGTCCTGTGGCGGTTGTCGGATCAACGTCCGGTGACCGGCGGTTTCGGGGGTAG
- a CDS encoding universal stress protein yields the protein MTEPIVVGVDGSASSLRAVAWAAREAALRNAPLHIVHVTLRWAYDVPLVPQPAHWGPSAESASRKLLRQASEQAHADAPTVTVSTEIADGATAEAIIAAAETAQMIVVGSRGLGGFAGLLLGSVSRTLADRSPCPVVVVGEPRTEHGTEIVAGVTGHPGQEHILEFAFREATLRGLPLRTVHAWTHPALRAPGDMQPLVFDVEAVGQEEARLLAESIGGWRERFPDVPLVEQVVHEHPARALIDASVSAELVVVGAPGPMRILGSTVHGLLPHAHTPVAVVPRPSSHVRRA from the coding sequence ATGACAGAGCCCATCGTCGTCGGCGTCGACGGCTCGGCCTCCTCACTCCGGGCCGTGGCCTGGGCCGCGCGGGAGGCCGCCTTACGGAACGCGCCGCTGCACATCGTGCACGTCACTCTCCGCTGGGCCTACGACGTCCCTCTCGTCCCGCAGCCTGCCCACTGGGGGCCGTCGGCGGAGTCCGCCTCCCGGAAACTACTGCGCCAGGCCTCCGAGCAGGCCCATGCCGACGCCCCCACCGTGACGGTCAGCACCGAGATCGCCGACGGCGCCACCGCGGAGGCGATCATCGCCGCGGCCGAGACCGCACAAATGATCGTTGTCGGCAGCCGGGGTCTCGGCGGATTCGCCGGGCTGCTGCTGGGCTCGGTCAGCCGTACCCTCGCCGACCGATCCCCCTGCCCGGTGGTGGTCGTGGGCGAACCCCGCACCGAGCACGGCACTGAGATCGTCGCCGGCGTCACCGGACACCCCGGCCAGGAGCACATCCTGGAGTTCGCCTTCCGCGAGGCCACGCTGCGCGGCCTGCCCCTGCGGACGGTGCACGCCTGGACCCATCCGGCCCTCAGGGCACCCGGCGACATGCAACCGCTCGTCTTCGACGTCGAAGCCGTCGGTCAGGAGGAGGCGCGTCTGCTGGCCGAGTCCATCGGCGGCTGGCGGGAGAGGTTCCCCGACGTGCCCCTCGTCGAGCAGGTGGTGCACGAGCATCCGGCCAGAGCGCTCATCGACGCCTCTGTCTCCGCCGAACTGGTCGTCGTGGGCGCCCCCGGCCCGATGAGGATTCTCGGATCGACGGTGCACGGCCTGCTCCCCCACGCCCACACGCCCGTGGCCGTCGTCCCGCGCCCTTCTTCGCACGTGCGCCGGGCCTGA
- a CDS encoding universal stress protein: protein MSSLIIVGADGSTTATAAIQWAADDAARMGLPLRIVTAVQRWPNDIPKFPAPEWEDAVTESAQKVLAAAEETARSGQPAIEVTTALVEGPPALVLREQEKDATEIVVGTRGLGGFAGAVIGSVGIHVAGHVRCPVVVVRPGQTGVHGEITVGLDDSDACEPALAYAFEQARLRGSTLRALYAWQVPVHIYAPEIVYDMDEFRAAHHRVVTDRLAAWRERYPGVKVIEDVRRAHPVEALSDASDTCDLIVVGSHGRGALGSLFLGSVSRGVLHHARCSVAVVRS from the coding sequence ATGTCTAGTCTGATCATCGTTGGGGCCGACGGTTCCACCACCGCGACCGCTGCCATCCAGTGGGCGGCCGACGACGCCGCCCGCATGGGCCTGCCGTTGCGCATCGTCACCGCCGTGCAGCGCTGGCCGAACGACATCCCCAAGTTCCCCGCTCCCGAGTGGGAGGACGCGGTGACCGAGTCCGCCCAGAAGGTGCTGGCCGCCGCGGAGGAGACGGCCCGCTCCGGGCAACCTGCCATCGAGGTGACCACCGCGCTGGTCGAGGGACCGCCGGCGCTGGTCCTGCGCGAGCAGGAAAAGGACGCCACGGAGATCGTCGTCGGGACCAGAGGCCTCGGCGGGTTCGCCGGAGCCGTGATCGGCTCGGTCGGCATCCACGTCGCCGGTCATGTGCGCTGCCCGGTCGTCGTCGTCCGTCCCGGCCAGACCGGGGTACACGGCGAGATCACGGTCGGCCTCGACGACTCCGACGCCTGCGAGCCCGCCCTCGCCTACGCCTTCGAGCAGGCCAGGCTGCGCGGCAGCACCCTGCGCGCCCTCTACGCCTGGCAGGTGCCCGTGCACATCTACGCCCCGGAGATCGTCTATGACATGGACGAGTTCCGCGCCGCCCATCACCGGGTCGTGACGGACCGGCTCGCCGCGTGGCGAGAGAGGTACCCCGGGGTGAAGGTGATCGAGGACGTGCGCCGCGCCCACCCGGTCGAGGCGCTCAGCGACGCCTCCGATACCTGTGACCTGATCGTCGTCGGCTCCCACGGCCGCGGCGCCCTCGGCTCGCTGTTCCTGGGCTCGGTCAGCCGGGGCGTTCTGCATCACGCCCGCTGCTCCGTCGCCGTCGTCAGGTCGTAG
- a CDS encoding response regulator transcription factor encodes MIRVFLVDDHEVVRRGVAALLESEGDIEVIGEAGTAESAVARIPALRPDVAVLDVRLPDGNGVDVCREVRSRMPELACLMLTSFADDEALFNAVMAGASGYVLKQIHGSDLVGAVRTVAGGESMLDPQTTSAMLARLREQAVRKDPLAALSDQERHILELIGEGLTNRQIGERMYLAEKTVKNYVSNLLSKLNMQRRTQAAALVTRLKNNRPE; translated from the coding sequence ATGATTCGCGTGTTCCTGGTCGACGATCACGAAGTGGTACGGCGCGGTGTGGCCGCGCTGCTGGAGTCCGAAGGCGACATCGAGGTGATCGGCGAGGCGGGAACCGCCGAGTCGGCGGTGGCCCGTATCCCGGCGCTACGGCCGGACGTCGCGGTCCTGGACGTACGCCTGCCCGACGGCAACGGGGTGGACGTGTGCCGCGAGGTCCGCTCCAGAATGCCGGAACTGGCCTGCCTGATGCTGACCTCCTTCGCCGACGACGAAGCCCTGTTCAACGCCGTGATGGCCGGCGCCTCCGGCTACGTGCTCAAACAGATCCACGGATCAGACCTGGTCGGCGCCGTACGCACGGTGGCGGGCGGCGAGTCGATGCTGGACCCGCAGACGACCTCGGCCATGCTGGCGCGACTACGCGAACAGGCCGTCAGAAAAGACCCCCTGGCCGCCCTGTCGGATCAGGAACGCCACATCCTGGAACTGATCGGCGAGGGCCTGACCAACCGGCAGATCGGCGAACGGATGTACCTCGCCGAGAAAACGGTCAAGAACTACGTCTCCAACCTGCTGTCCAAACTGAACATGCAGCGCCGTACCCAGGCCGCCGCCCTGGTGACACGGCTGAAGAACAACCGCCCCGAATGA
- a CDS encoding pyridoxamine 5'-phosphate oxidase family protein, with amino-acid sequence MKLDSAGLEVLSRPECLELLGSVSIGRIVFTDRALPAVQPVNFVLDGETVVIRTTIDSKLAAAARDAIVAFEADDFDSSARTGWSVTAVGPARAVYESQEIERLARLPLTAWAPASRDHYILVQTGHLTGRRISSRPVD; translated from the coding sequence ATGAAGCTCGACTCGGCAGGCCTTGAAGTGCTTTCCCGGCCGGAGTGCCTCGAACTCCTGGGCTCGGTCTCGATCGGACGGATCGTGTTCACCGACCGTGCCCTTCCGGCCGTACAGCCGGTCAACTTCGTCCTCGACGGCGAGACCGTGGTGATCCGCACCACCATCGATTCCAAGCTCGCCGCGGCGGCCCGCGACGCGATCGTCGCCTTCGAGGCCGACGACTTCGATTCTTCGGCGCGCACCGGCTGGTCGGTCACCGCGGTGGGGCCCGCCCGAGCCGTGTACGAGTCGCAGGAGATCGAGCGCCTGGCCCGGCTACCCCTGACCGCCTGGGCGCCGGCAAGCCGGGACCACTACATCCTGGTGCAGACGGGGCACCTTACCGGCCGCCGCATCTCCTCCAGGCCCGTCGACTAG
- a CDS encoding glycoside hydrolase family 65 protein: MNPWLLTYDGFDPAREGVREALTTLGNGYFATRGAVPESHADGVHYPGTYVAGCYDRLVSQVAGHPVKNEDLVNVPNWLPLTFRADGGDWFAPGHAEILAHRHTLDMRQGTLSRFLRVRDSHGRITRVEQHRLVSMDDPHLAALTMTIVPENWHGLLEIRSALDGRVTNAGVARYRDLADRHLVPICGHAAHGVIELLTRTATSRVEIALAARTALADGHRRTGVEEGWVGDERAVEVKAGDEVAVEKIVALYTSRDRAIAESEAAARSAVVRAGGFSTLLKRHVRAWDRLWQRAHVTAEDTEVQQILNLYVFHLLQTASPHIAELDTGLPARGLHGEAYRGHVFWDDLFVVPFLAPRLPEITRALLRYRWRRLPEARWAARAAGYAGAMFPWQSGSDGREETPHLHFNPRSGRWLSDRSHLQRHVGLAIAFNVWQHYQATKDTAFLAGFGGELLLEVARFFASLATCEKGRYAIRGVMGPDEYHDGYPDRTEPGLDNNAYTNVMTAWLMRRVLDMIGLVGAEEVGEQEIELFTGMTRRMRVDFHDGVISQFEGYAGLEELDWAAYRREYGDIRRLDRILDAEGDTPNRYKASKQADVLMLFHLLGEEGLDEILTGLGYEWNAEMARRTVDYYLARTCHGSTLSAVVHAGVLARLRPGASHPFLVEALNNDVKDLQAGTTSEGIHLGAMAGVACLFAAKT; the protein is encoded by the coding sequence GTGAACCCCTGGCTCCTCACCTATGACGGCTTCGACCCCGCCCGGGAGGGGGTGCGAGAGGCGCTGACGACGCTCGGTAACGGCTACTTCGCCACCAGGGGCGCCGTACCGGAGTCACACGCCGACGGGGTGCACTATCCCGGCACCTACGTCGCCGGCTGCTACGACCGGCTCGTCTCCCAGGTCGCGGGCCACCCGGTGAAGAACGAGGACCTCGTCAACGTGCCGAACTGGCTGCCCCTGACCTTCCGCGCCGACGGTGGCGACTGGTTCGCCCCAGGACACGCCGAGATCCTGGCCCATCGCCACACGCTCGACATGCGCCAGGGAACTCTCAGCCGGTTCCTGCGGGTACGCGACTCCCACGGCCGGATCACCCGGGTGGAGCAGCACCGTCTGGTCTCGATGGACGACCCGCACCTGGCCGCTCTCACCATGACGATCGTTCCGGAGAACTGGCACGGGCTGCTGGAGATCCGCTCGGCACTGGACGGGCGTGTCACCAACGCCGGAGTCGCCCGCTACCGCGATCTGGCCGACCGGCATCTCGTCCCGATCTGCGGGCACGCCGCCCACGGCGTGATCGAACTGCTGACCCGCACCGCCACCTCCCGCGTGGAGATCGCACTCGCCGCCCGCACCGCACTGGCCGACGGGCACCGCCGTACCGGCGTCGAGGAGGGCTGGGTGGGCGACGAGCGGGCCGTCGAGGTGAAAGCCGGCGACGAGGTCGCCGTGGAGAAGATCGTGGCCCTCTACACCTCCCGGGACAGGGCCATCGCCGAGAGCGAGGCCGCCGCGAGAAGCGCCGTCGTGCGCGCGGGCGGCTTCTCCACCCTCCTCAAGCGGCACGTACGGGCCTGGGACCGGCTGTGGCAGCGGGCGCACGTCACCGCCGAGGACACCGAGGTGCAGCAGATCCTCAACCTGTACGTCTTCCACCTGCTGCAGACGGCCTCCCCGCACATCGCGGAACTCGACACCGGGCTGCCCGCCCGGGGCCTGCACGGCGAGGCCTACCGAGGCCACGTTTTCTGGGACGACCTGTTCGTCGTCCCCTTCCTCGCCCCGCGCCTGCCGGAGATCACCCGGGCACTGCTCAGGTACCGGTGGCGCCGCCTGCCCGAGGCACGCTGGGCCGCCCGTGCCGCCGGATACGCCGGAGCGATGTTTCCCTGGCAGAGCGGAAGCGACGGCCGGGAGGAGACACCGCACCTGCACTTCAACCCCCGCTCCGGCCGCTGGCTGTCCGACCGCTCGCACCTGCAGCGCCATGTCGGCCTGGCCATCGCCTTCAACGTGTGGCAGCACTACCAGGCGACGAAGGACACCGCCTTCCTCGCGGGCTTCGGCGGCGAACTGCTCCTGGAGGTGGCCCGCTTCTTCGCCTCACTCGCGACCTGCGAGAAGGGACGCTACGCGATCCGCGGCGTGATGGGCCCGGACGAGTATCACGACGGCTACCCCGACCGCACCGAGCCCGGCCTGGACAACAACGCCTACACCAACGTCATGACCGCATGGCTGATGCGCCGGGTCCTGGACATGATCGGCCTGGTCGGCGCCGAGGAGGTCGGCGAGCAGGAGATCGAACTGTTCACCGGCATGACCCGGCGGATGCGGGTGGACTTCCACGACGGAGTGATCAGCCAGTTCGAGGGATACGCGGGCCTGGAGGAACTGGACTGGGCCGCCTACCGGCGCGAGTACGGGGACATCCGGCGGCTGGACCGCATCCTCGACGCCGAAGGCGACACACCAAACCGGTACAAGGCCTCCAAGCAGGCCGACGTGCTCATGCTCTTCCACCTGCTCGGCGAGGAAGGGCTCGACGAGATCCTGACCGGTCTCGGCTACGAATGGAACGCCGAGATGGCCAGGCGCACCGTGGACTACTACCTGGCCCGCACCTGCCACGGCTCGACGCTGAGCGCCGTCGTCCACGCCGGAGTGCTGGCACGCCTGCGCCCCGGCGCCTCGCACCCCTTCCTGGTGGAGGCGCTGAACAATGATGTGAAGGACCTCCAGGCGGGGACCACCTCCGAGGGGATCCACCTGGGAGCGATGGCGGGAGTGGCCTGCCTGTTCGCGGCAAAGACCTGA
- a CDS encoding sensor histidine kinase, with amino-acid sequence MGEFEPGALIPHMRLDELLAELRVRLEAVLATRDRVHALLDAVVSVGGELDLETVLRRIVEAAIPLVDATYGALGLIGEENTLVQFVPVGLSEKEIAGIEHWPRGLGLIGLLIKQPQSLRLAHICDHPESYGFPPGHPPMGSFLGVPIRVRGEVFGNLYLTEKRGGGEFDAEDEAIVTALATAAGVAIENARLYEDSRRREMWLQASAEVTTSLLSGAEPEMVLALIARRARQMADADLVAVLLPDEGGQVLRVVLADGPDGDQAVHAETSVADSLAGLAFTSGEPRMVADSAEAEIPMMLAEHVSLGTVAAVPIGAAGGVRGVLLLGKQPGRIPFGQAGLRTLHSFAGQAAVALELAERRVDAERLSLLEDRDRIAKDLHDVVIQRLFAIAMTLMGVARFVERSEASDRLQNAIDELDGTIRQIRSTIFALQTPHQEGDRGLRAQIVELVEDARAHLGFMPGLVMEGPLDGGVPEQVAEHLLAVVREALSNIVRHARASRAGVTVEIEGDRLVLTVADDGAGLPGECRRSGLRNLKERAERLGGSFSVESSPEAGTRLIWSASLT; translated from the coding sequence ATGGGGGAGTTCGAGCCCGGCGCGTTGATACCGCACATGCGGCTGGACGAGCTGCTGGCGGAACTGAGGGTGCGTCTGGAGGCGGTGCTCGCCACCCGTGACCGGGTGCACGCGCTGCTGGACGCGGTCGTCTCCGTGGGCGGAGAACTTGATCTGGAGACCGTGCTGCGCCGGATCGTGGAGGCCGCCATCCCCCTTGTCGACGCCACCTACGGTGCCCTGGGCCTGATCGGTGAGGAGAACACGCTGGTCCAGTTCGTCCCGGTGGGGTTGAGCGAGAAGGAGATCGCCGGCATCGAGCACTGGCCGCGCGGCCTGGGCCTGATCGGTCTGCTGATCAAGCAGCCGCAGTCGCTGAGGCTGGCTCACATCTGTGATCATCCGGAGTCGTACGGTTTTCCCCCCGGCCATCCACCGATGGGGTCGTTTCTGGGGGTGCCGATCCGGGTGCGTGGGGAGGTTTTCGGAAATCTTTACCTCACCGAGAAGCGTGGGGGAGGAGAGTTCGACGCCGAGGACGAGGCGATCGTGACCGCGCTGGCCACCGCCGCCGGGGTCGCCATCGAGAACGCCCGGCTGTATGAGGACAGCCGGCGGCGTGAGATGTGGCTGCAGGCCTCGGCGGAGGTCACCACCAGCCTGCTGTCGGGGGCCGAGCCGGAGATGGTGCTCGCGTTGATCGCGCGGCGGGCGCGGCAGATGGCCGATGCCGATCTTGTCGCGGTCCTGTTGCCCGACGAGGGCGGGCAGGTCCTGCGGGTGGTTCTCGCCGACGGGCCGGACGGCGACCAGGCGGTTCATGCGGAGACGTCTGTCGCCGACTCCCTTGCCGGTCTGGCCTTCACCAGCGGTGAGCCGCGTATGGTCGCCGATTCGGCCGAGGCGGAGATTCCGATGATGCTCGCCGAGCATGTCTCGCTGGGTACGGTGGCCGCGGTGCCGATCGGCGCGGCGGGAGGGGTGCGGGGCGTGCTGTTGCTGGGTAAGCAGCCGGGCCGTATCCCGTTCGGTCAGGCGGGGTTGCGCACCCTGCACTCCTTCGCCGGGCAGGCCGCGGTCGCCCTGGAGTTGGCGGAAAGGCGGGTGGACGCCGAGCGGCTGAGCCTGCTGGAAGATCGTGACCGGATCGCCAAGGATCTGCACGATGTGGTGATCCAGCGGTTGTTCGCCATCGCCATGACGCTGATGGGCGTTGCGCGGTTCGTGGAGCGGTCTGAGGCCTCGGACCGGCTACAGAACGCGATCGACGAGTTGGACGGGACCATCCGGCAGATTCGCTCGACCATCTTCGCCCTGCAGACCCCGCACCAGGAAGGTGATCGCGGTCTGCGTGCGCAGATCGTGGAACTGGTCGAGGACGCCCGGGCCCACCTGGGTTTCATGCCGGGTCTGGTGATGGAGGGCCCGCTGGACGGCGGCGTGCCGGAACAGGTCGCGGAGCATCTGCTGGCCGTTGTGCGGGAGGCTCTGTCCAACATCGTGCGCCATGCCAGGGCCTCCAGGGCCGGGGTGACGGTTGAGATCGAGGGCGATCGGCTCGTCCTGACCGTGGCGGACGACGGGGCCGGGTTGCCCGGGGAGTGCAGGCGCAGCGGGTTGCGTAATCTCAAGGAACGGGCCGAGCGGCTCGGTGGTTCCTTCTCGGTGGAATCCTCCCCGGAGGCGGGGACCCGCCTGATCTGGAGCGCGTCCCTCACCTAG